The nucleotide sequence TCCTTGAACCTAAATTTCCCGCCGGTCGGGTTTTCCTTACTGTAGGGCATAGGTTGTTCATTAGGTTTAAGCCAACGTGTAGTGGGGCCTTCCTCTAAAATTTCCCCTATATGGTTATATCCCCGATTCGGCCACTGTGCCAATTGCAACATACTGCCGTTCATGGCCAATTGCCCATATTCACCATCTCCCTTAAACGCTTTGGCGGCCTGATGCTTCGTGAGGTCTATACTCATGACCTTTCCACGTGCTTTCGGGTGGAGCCTGGCCAGCAGTTTTTCATTTTTTACCTTCTGCAATTTTTTTACGTTGAGTTCAGCTCCAGAAGAGAAAATCACCTCATCTGGGGCCTCTCCGCTATAGACCACGGGTCTATCAGGACTTCCTGAATCTTCTTTTAAAAGTTGAAACTCGTTTTCAATAAAATAGGTCCCTTTTAATACAACTACCTCAACCCCACCATTGGGCAAGCCCTTAGTAGTTTTTAAGTTCCTTATCGCATTTCTTGCGGCCTCCAGGCTCTTAAAGGGTTTATTCTTCGTTCCGGGGTTATTGTCCTTGCCGTTCGGGCCAACATAGAATTTTGCCCCAGGTCTTACATCTTTTAAAAATTGATTGTCGGTGTATTTGGAGCTGTACTCGGGAAATGAAAATGCGGGTTGCCCTTCTTCCTTATTTTCTTGTGCATGCCCCAAAGAACACATCAGCAAATTAACAAGGAGGAAGGCCATTGGCCTAATAAGGGCCAACCGATATTGGCTAAAGCATAAGCTGTTCATTTTCTGTTCAATTTTGAATTTGCAAGTTCATTTTCTGTTTTAGCTCCATCAATGGTATAATCCACTTCTGAGGTATTTGACCACTTTGGTCGGGCGGTACGTTCAATAGAAAGTTTACATCATTATCCAAACAATCCTGAAATTTGGAGGTTAACTCGTCTATGGGTTTGGCCTCGTCATCAATTTCCCAAAACCACTCATTGCCTATAGGCATGTTCGATTCGGCAGGTAAGTAGTATTGTTGGTTTTTTATTTCCCATACGGGATCATACGGTTTTTCGGGAGAGAAGCGCTCTAATGTAAGGACATCGGTAGGCCAGGCCTTTTTATCTAAAAAGACAAGATCCTTTCCTACCTTTTTCTTTCCATGGTTCATGACGATAAGCATATCTGGATATTTTTTTGAGATACGGTCGTAGATAAACTGTCGATAGCCATCGCCAAGAATTATGGGAATATCGATCCAGAATTCGACCAAGGGACTGTATCTTTCAAGGAGCTCATCTATTTGCGCGGTCATAAAATTCTGGTATAGATGGGAGGTATACGGTGCTCCCTTTGCCGGTTCCATTTCCGTAGGTGTGACCATAGCCCCATTATAATTTTCCGACTTGCCCGGCATAAGACTTCCGAAAGTATGATGATTGTCCCATGCGCAATAATAGAGTCCCGGCCGTATTCCCTGCTTACGACACTCCTTTACAAATTCACCTACCACATCAACCGCCGTTTTGTTTCCCGACACGTCGTAATCGGTATAATCGGAGGGCCATAAACAATGGCCCGCAACATGTTTGGCCGTCAAAACGGCATAGGTCATCCCCGCCTCTTTGGCCACCCTGACCCATTGCGATACATCTAAATTGGTCGGGGCGTATGTATCCAGCGGTGCTTGGCCATCGGGCAGTTCTTCCCCTAAAAACGTACTCATACCAAAATGTATGAACATACCGTACTTCAACGCCTGCCATTCCCTCAATTTTGATTCGGGCAACCGTTGTTGGGTTACCGCATCGGGATTCTCTTTCCCTTTTGGGGCCACCATGTCCTTACAAGCGAACAAGGGCAAGCACAAAAGCAGTACTATGCGTAATTTAGAGGTTATATTTTTAGAGAATCCTACCATTATTTTTTTACGCCATCAATTTTAAACGTCCACGCATAATCACAAGGCACTTCCGATGCCGTTAATGAAGGAACGTTCACTATAATATCCTTTCCGTTTTGTTCCCATTTTAAAGGGCCTTCATAACCAAGTAAGGTCACCTTGGCATCAGACTTTAATTTGACATTTTTAACCGTCAGGTTTCCTTTAGGGTATACCGGACAAATACCGTAAAGTGTTTGACCCTTTTGGGTGAAGAAAATTTCTTTCGAGGCAAAGCCAGGTTCTGGATCGACCGTCAGTTTCATGACATCGTACTTTACTTTGTACCGTCCTCTTTTGGCATCTTGCACTTGACCGTCGGTCCATTGGCATGTTTCCTTCCATAGCGTAGTGCCGTAAATTGCCTCTCCGTTCACATTGAGCCAATCTCCCATTTCCAAAAGGCGTTCCTGCATGATTACGGGTATTCGTCCATCTGCCGTTGGGCCTATGTCCAAAAGAAAGTTTCCTCCCCTACTCACTATATCGATCAACATATACAGAAGCTCTTGGGTAGAATTGTAATCTTCAAAATTTTCGGTTTTACTAAACCCGAATGAATGGGCCATGCCTCGATTTTCTTCCCAAGGCACATCTGCATTGGGCATTCCTGAACCGTATTCGGTAGTATAGTAGCCCCCATGGTGATGTCTTGTCTCTTTACCCCATCGGTCATTGATCACTACATCTTCTTTACTTGGTGATTCATTGTACAACCAAGACAATAGCTCGGTCGCCTTCCATGTCGTATGGGGGTAGTCCCATTCACCATCGGTAAAAATCAATGATGGGGAATATTTGTTGACCACATCTTTAAACTGGGGTACCATATGTTGGTCGACGTACAGGTCTACATCTGAGGTGTATAAGGGATTAAACCACTCGTAGAGGGAGTAATAGATCCCCATTTTCACGTCGGTTTTACGTACTGCTGTCGTCAGTTCACCCAAAAGGTCGCGACCGGGACCGGAGTTGGTAGCACTCCACGGGCGTCCCCATGATTTGTCGGACTCTTTACTCGGCCACAGGGTGTAACCGTCATGGTGTTTAGAAGTCAGCACCACATATTTGGCCCCTGATTTCTCAAAAATACGGGCCCATTGATCGGCATCGTACATATCGGCCGTGAACAAGGGTACAAAATCAGGATAGGTAAAATTTTCCCCATAGACCCGATTGTGGAATTCATTGGTTTCCTTATACCCATTTTTAACCCTTTGCGGATTGGCCAAATTCATCCAGTACCATTCCGAATATTCGCCTACCTTAGAAAAGGCAGGTACCGAATAAGGTCCCCAATGTATGAAAATACCGAATTTGGCGTCGGTGTACCATTCAGGAACGGGGCGACTGTCTATGGATTTCCAATTGGCTTCGTATGGTTTCTGTGCAAAGCCCTGCAAACTTAACAAGAGCGTTAAGAGAAATAGTTTTCCTCGATTCGTATGTATCATTTTAATCATAATTTATTTTTTTGTTTTGATATTCAGTTCTCCGTCCAACAGATAGGATTTCCCTGCCTCGGTTTCTAGTGCCATGCTTTTATCACCATACACCAAATTGCAGGTATTCCCTTTTTTAGAAAGTATTTTTACAGCCATTAATTTTCCTTCCTTCCATGCTATGGAAAGCTCAAATCCCCCACGCGCCCGAATACCTTGAATACTCCCGTCTTTCAATTCGGCAGGCAATGCCGGCAACAGCAACACCCTGTTGTTTTGGCTCTGCAATAACATTTCATTGATTCCGGCAAGGGCTCCAAAGTTCCCGTCTATTTGAAAAGGAGGGCAGGCATCGAACAAGTTCGGATAGGTCCCTCCCGGGCCTCCATGCCCTACAAAATCTGTAGACTTCAATAAAGTCTTTAGTATTTTAAAGGCATGGTCTCCATCGTTCAACCGTGCCCAAAGGGCAACTTTCCAACCAAGAGACCAGCCGGTACCCCCATCTCCACGGATTTCTAGCGATTTTCTTGCGGCATTCCATTCCTTCGGTGTTTTTTCCGGGGTGAATTGCGCCCCAGGATAGAGTCCGTATAAATGGCTTACATGGCGATGTTGTAACTCAGGGACCTTCATGTCCCAGTCATCCAACCACTCCTGCAATTGTCCCTCTGAGCCTATTTTGTCGGGAGCCAGTTTACTTCGGGTTTCTACCAGAAGTTCCCTAAAATCGGAATCGACGTTCAATATCTCGGAAGCCTTGATACACTGGGCGAAAAGATCACGAATCAACTGGGTGTCCATTGCCGGGCCCGCGCAAACGCTAATATTCCCTTCCATATGTCTATTTTCGGGAGATATGCTCGGATTGGTCACCAAGTAACCGTATTCGGGGTGGGCGACCAATGTATTCACAAAGAATTCGGCTGCGCCCTTTATCACGGGATAGTGTAATCTAAGAAAGGCCTCGTCTTCGGAAAACAGGTAGTGTTCCCATAAATGGGTCGTAAGCCAGGCCCCACCTGTTGGCCAAATACCCCAAGCCGCCCCATCTAGCGGCGTCGTGGTCTTCCAGATATCCGTATTGTGGTGTAGTACCCACCCATCGGCCCCATAATTGTTTTTTGCCGTTACGGCCCCAGCCTCCGCCAGTTGTCGAATAGAGGTAAACAAGGGGATGGCACATTCCGCCAAATTGCTCGCCTCTGCAGGCCAATAATTCATTTCCAAATTAATATTGGTCGTGTATTTACTATCCCAAGGGGGGGTCGGATTTTGATTCCATATGCCCTGCAGGTTCGCCGGTTGGCTATTTCCCCTTGAACTGCTCATTAAGAGATAGCGCCCAAATTGATAATACAGGGCAACCAAACTAGGGTCGGTCTCCTCTTGAAATTTCTCTAATCGTTCGTTGGTCGGTAAGCCTGAATTCGAATTGGTGGGCATGTCGAAGTCTAAGCGTTCAAATAGGCGCTGATGATTGGTTATATGCTGTTCCCGTATTTGTTCGAAGCTTTTGAGATGCACCAGATCCAACAAGGTCTTGCATTTAAAATCAGGATTACCCGAAACATCTTTATAATTTTTAAAGTTCGTGGCCGCGAATAAAAGAAGGGTCACCTTAGAAGCGCCTGAAACCGTAATAGTGGAATCGTTTATGATAGTATGTCCGTCGTTTTCCCCAATATTCAATCTAGAAACAAAGCGGAGTTCACTCTTTCTGTTGGCCCTATCGGGAGCGGTGCCCGAGAGTTCTAGGTTATTTGCATCCAAGACCTGGGATGTTGCCCCAATTTGGTTATCTAGGGCAATGGAAAAATTAAGGCTTTTCTCTTTACTGGCCTCTAGTCTAATGACTATGGCATTTTCTTCGACGGCAGAAAAGACCTCACGTTTGTAGGCTATTCCTTTTGAGCTGAAACCGACCTTGCTTATTGCCGTTCTAAGATCTAATTCCCTGCGAAAATCGGTGATATCGTCAAGGCCTTTCATTTCAATAACAACATCGCCCATAGGCAGGTAAGGCATCATTTTAGGACCGATAATATGTTTATTGATAAGGGCATCGGCCTCTTTGTATTTCCCGTCGAAGACCAGTTTCCTGACCTCTGGCAGATAGCTCTTGGTCTCGGGTTTACTAGGGGTAATCGGACCTCCTGCCCAAAAGGTATCTTCGTTGAATTGAATCCGTTCCATTACGGGACGTCCAAAAACCATGGCCCCCAGACTTCCATTCCCCACGGGCAAGGCTTCTTCCCAAATTTCGGCCGGCCTATCGTACCATAACTTCAATTCCGCTTTACCACCTGTTTCCTTTGGCTTCTCGGCGCATCCCAAGAAAAGGCACAAGCACAGCAGCGCGATAGAATTAGTAAAGCTTGAAAGGTTCAAAAATCTCATAATATGTGACTAATTTTTGACAGTTAAGGCTACTTTTTTGAGGTGTTTGGAGTCCAATCCGACCATGATATCAAATTGTCCCGGTTCTATCGTCCACTTACCATCGTTCCAATACTCCAATTGCTGAGCACCGATTTTGATACTTATTTGTT is from Zobellia galactanivorans and encodes:
- a CDS encoding alpha-L-fucosidase codes for the protein MVGFSKNITSKLRIVLLLCLPLFACKDMVAPKGKENPDAVTQQRLPESKLREWQALKYGMFIHFGMSTFLGEELPDGQAPLDTYAPTNLDVSQWVRVAKEAGMTYAVLTAKHVAGHCLWPSDYTDYDVSGNKTAVDVVGEFVKECRKQGIRPGLYYCAWDNHHTFGSLMPGKSENYNGAMVTPTEMEPAKGAPYTSHLYQNFMTAQIDELLERYSPLVEFWIDIPIILGDGYRQFIYDRISKKYPDMLIVMNHGKKKVGKDLVFLDKKAWPTDVLTLERFSPEKPYDPVWEIKNQQYYLPAESNMPIGNEWFWEIDDEAKPIDELTSKFQDCLDNDVNFLLNVPPDQSGQIPQKWIIPLMELKQKMNLQIQN
- a CDS encoding glycoside hydrolase family 95 protein; the encoded protein is MRFLNLSSFTNSIALLCLCLFLGCAEKPKETGGKAELKLWYDRPAEIWEEALPVGNGSLGAMVFGRPVMERIQFNEDTFWAGGPITPSKPETKSYLPEVRKLVFDGKYKEADALINKHIIGPKMMPYLPMGDVVIEMKGLDDITDFRRELDLRTAISKVGFSSKGIAYKREVFSAVEENAIVIRLEASKEKSLNFSIALDNQIGATSQVLDANNLELSGTAPDRANRKSELRFVSRLNIGENDGHTIINDSTITVSGASKVTLLLFAATNFKNYKDVSGNPDFKCKTLLDLVHLKSFEQIREQHITNHQRLFERLDFDMPTNSNSGLPTNERLEKFQEETDPSLVALYYQFGRYLLMSSSRGNSQPANLQGIWNQNPTPPWDSKYTTNINLEMNYWPAEASNLAECAIPLFTSIRQLAEAGAVTAKNNYGADGWVLHHNTDIWKTTTPLDGAAWGIWPTGGAWLTTHLWEHYLFSEDEAFLRLHYPVIKGAAEFFVNTLVAHPEYGYLVTNPSISPENRHMEGNISVCAGPAMDTQLIRDLFAQCIKASEILNVDSDFRELLVETRSKLAPDKIGSEGQLQEWLDDWDMKVPELQHRHVSHLYGLYPGAQFTPEKTPKEWNAARKSLEIRGDGGTGWSLGWKVALWARLNDGDHAFKILKTLLKSTDFVGHGGPGGTYPNLFDACPPFQIDGNFGALAGINEMLLQSQNNRVLLLPALPAELKDGSIQGIRARGGFELSIAWKEGKLMAVKILSKKGNTCNLVYGDKSMALETEAGKSYLLDGELNIKTKK
- a CDS encoding alpha-L-fucosidase, translating into MIKMIHTNRGKLFLLTLLLSLQGFAQKPYEANWKSIDSRPVPEWYTDAKFGIFIHWGPYSVPAFSKVGEYSEWYWMNLANPQRVKNGYKETNEFHNRVYGENFTYPDFVPLFTADMYDADQWARIFEKSGAKYVVLTSKHHDGYTLWPSKESDKSWGRPWSATNSGPGRDLLGELTTAVRKTDVKMGIYYSLYEWFNPLYTSDVDLYVDQHMVPQFKDVVNKYSPSLIFTDGEWDYPHTTWKATELLSWLYNESPSKEDVVINDRWGKETRHHHGGYYTTEYGSGMPNADVPWEENRGMAHSFGFSKTENFEDYNSTQELLYMLIDIVSRGGNFLLDIGPTADGRIPVIMQERLLEMGDWLNVNGEAIYGTTLWKETCQWTDGQVQDAKRGRYKVKYDVMKLTVDPEPGFASKEIFFTQKGQTLYGICPVYPKGNLTVKNVKLKSDAKVTLLGYEGPLKWEQNGKDIIVNVPSLTASEVPCDYAWTFKIDGVKK